The Hypanus sabinus isolate sHypSab1 unplaced genomic scaffold, sHypSab1.hap1 scaffold_322, whole genome shotgun sequence genome includes a window with the following:
- the LOC132388411 gene encoding zinc finger protein 229-like, whose translation MAHQRVHTRERPFTCSDCGKRFTQSSQLLRHQSVHTGDRPFTCSDCGKGFISSYQLLRHQSVHTGVWLFTCSDCGKRFTELSRLKIHQRVHSGERPFNCSDCGKGFAQSSQLKVHQRIHTGEKPFTCSDCGKAFTSSAHLLRHQSVHTGERPFTCSDCGKGFTSSYKLLKHQSVHTGEWPFTCSDCGKGFSELPQLKVHQRVHTGERPFTCSDCGKGFASSSHLKIHQRVHTGERPFTCSDCGKGFTQTSQLKAHQGVHTGEWAITCSDCGKGFTCSSHLKVHQRVHTGEKPFTCSDCGKGFTQLSQLKAHQGVHTREWPITCSDCGKGFTSSSHLKIHQRVHTGEKPFTCSDCGKGFTQLSQLKAHQGVHTGEWPITCSDCGKGFASSSHLKIHQRVHTGEKPFTCSDCGKGFTSSSHLKIHQRVHTGERLFTCSDCGKGFTQSSILKAHQRLHTG comes from the coding sequence atggctcaccagcgagttcacactcgggagcggccattcacctgctcggactgtgggaaacgattcactcagtcatctcagttactgagacaccagtcagttcacactggggacaggccattcacctgctcagactgtgggaaaggattcatttcatcatatcagttactgagacaccagtcagttcacaccggagtgtggctgttcacctgctcagactgtgggaagcgattcactgaaTTATCtcgactgaagatacatcagcgagttcactccggagagaggccattcaactgctcagactgtgggaagggattcgctcagtcatctcaactgaaggtacaccaaagaattcacactggggagaagccgttcacctgttcggaCTGTGGCAAGGCATTCACTTCATCAGCTCacttactgagacaccagtcagttcacactggggagaggccattcacctgctcagactgtgggaaaggattcacttcgtcatatAAGTTACtgaaacaccagtcagttcacaccggagagtggccgttcacctgctcagactgcgggaagggattctccGAATTACctcaacttaaggtacatcagcgagttcacactggagagaggccgttcacctgctcagactgcgggaagggatttgcttcgtcatcccatctgaagatacatcagcgagttcacactggagagaggccattcacctgctcagactgtgggaaaggattcactcagacatctcaactgaaggcacaccagggagttcacaccggagagtgggcaatcacctgctcggactgtgggaaggggttcacttgctcatcccatctgaaggtacatcagcgagttcacactggagagaagccgttcacctgctcagactgtgggaaaggattcactcagttatctcaactgaaggcacaccagggagttcacaccagagagtggccaatcacctgctcagactgtgggaagggattcacttcgtcatcccatctgaagatacatcagcgagttcacactggagagaagccgttcacctgctcagactgtgggaaaggattcactcagttatctcaactgaaggcacaccagggagttcacaccggagagtggccaatcacctgctcagactgtgggaagggattcgcttcgtcatcccatctgaagatacatcagcgagttcacactggagagaagccgttcacctgctcagactgtgggaaaggattcacttcgtcatcccatctgaagatacatcagcgagttcacactggtgagaggttgttcacctgctcagactgtgggaagggattcactcagtcatccatcctaaaggcacaccagcgacttcacactgggtag